The Ranitomeya imitator isolate aRanImi1 chromosome 3, aRanImi1.pri, whole genome shotgun sequence genome has a window encoding:
- the LOC138671520 gene encoding octapeptide-repeat protein T2-like, protein MRGEEEKMRGEDKRREDEERRRQDEGRRGEDEGRRQEERRRGEKTREEERDERRRRGERRRQEERRRRQEERRQEERRRGEKTRGGEDKRSGDKRRETRGEDKRRGDEGRRQEERDERRGERRKQEE, encoded by the coding sequence aTGAGGGGAGAAGAGGAGAAGATGAGGGGAGAAGACAAGAGGAGAGAAGACGAGGAGAGGAGAAGACAAGATGAGGGGAGAAGAGGAGAAGATGAGGGGAGAAGACAAGAGGAGAGGAGACGAGGGGAGAAGACAAGAGAAGAGGAGAGAGACGAGAGGAGAAGACGAGGGGAGAGAAGAAGACAAGAGGAGAGGAGGAGAAGACAAGAGGAGCGGAGACAAGAGGAGAGAAGACGAGGGGAGAAGACAAGAGGAGGAGAAGACAAGAGGAGCGGAGACAAGAGGAGAGAGACGAGAGGAGAAGACAAGAGGAGAGGAGACGAGGGGAGAAGACAAGAGGAGAGAGACGAGAGAAGAGGGGAGAGAAGGAAACAAGAGGAGTGA